A segment of the Candidatus Alcyoniella australis genome:
GCCGAGTAATGACTGGCCAGCCAGCGCTGTCCCGGGTACCAGCTCAGCAGGTTCAGGCCCAGGGTCGGCAGGCTCAGCGCGGCAACGGCCGGCGATCCCAGGGGGACGAAGCCCAGACCGCCGAACAGGCCGAGCATGTAGCTTCCGCTCCGGGGTTTATTCAACAGCGAGCCCTGGATCCGGCCGTGGACCAGGAAATCGTATCGGCGCCGGTGTTCGTCCTGTTTGAGGATCTGCGTGCGGTCCACGCGCCGTTGATAATCGGGCATGATCACCTGGGTGGAGAGGACCAGCCAGCACAGCCAGACGCCCAGGATCAGCGCTCCCCAGAAGCGTTTTTTTCGGGCGAGCAGCAGCCAGAGGCCGATTGCTGTGGTGGTCAGCGCCAGATCCTCGCGCACCGCCAACAACAGTGTAAACGACGCGAAGATCGCGAGCGGCCGGAGCCGTTGCGCACTGATCGAGCGCAGAAAGCAGATCAGCAGCGGGACCGCCGCCACCAGCGGGTGGTAGCCGGACAGAGCCAGGCCGTGGACCGCGGGCCAGCAGAAGAAGACCAGCGCCGCGAGCAGCGCGAGCAACGGACCCTCGAGCTCCCTCAGCGCCAGGCCGTAGAGCAACACGCCCCCCAACGCGATCAACAGCACGTTGAGCACCAACAGCGTGTCCGGCGAGGGGCGGCAACAGTAGATCAGCGAGAGCGGCCAGATGATCGGGCTGACATGAAAGGCGTTGTGGTTGCCCTCCTCGCTGTTGAGCATCGCCCCGCGCAGCAAGATGTTATTGTGGGTCTGGGTGAACAGCGCCAGT
Coding sequences within it:
- a CDS encoding DUF2079 domain-containing protein → MIDQRTRGVAISELALFTQTHNNILLRGAMLNSEEGNHNAFHVSPIIWPLSLIYCCRPSPDTLLVLNVLLIALGGVLLYGLALRELEGPLLALLAALVFFCWPAVHGLALSGYHPLVAAVPLLICFLRSISAQRLRPLAIFASFTLLLAVREDLALTTTAIGLWLLLARKKRFWGALILGVWLCWLVLSTQVIMPDYQRRVDRTQILKQDEHRRRYDFLVHGRIQGSLLNKPRSGSYMLGLFGGLGFVPLGSPAVAALSLPTLGLNLLSWYPGQRWLASHYSAAAVPVLAVAFVFTLKRRGSRRRLLLLLLAMVVALGTAAWSAQGPQKLYNPQQRYHRTWLDWPELSRPQAEYCRRTMAAAVQTCNRTMVSGSVAVLSDGEVSFVNSFNARLLAANPGIDCLILDQHNFPEWALAHEFEPRITDSIAKRFDLVNASRDQRILWFHRKQLHR